In the Azotosporobacter soli genome, GCATAAGACGGTCAAGGGCTTGTATTCCGGCGGTACGCTGGCAGCGGAAGCGGGCATGCTGATTGCCGAAGCGCTTGGCCTTGGCAAGCTGATTAAGCAGGAAGGATATATCCTGAATGCGAACGGTTACGAAGTGATCGATCTGGGCGATGATATTTACACGCAAGGAAAACCGCATCCGATGATCGATCCGGAAGTTCGAATCAAGAAGATTAAAGAGTATGCAAGCGACGAAAATACCGGAGTCATCCTGCTGGACTGCGTGCACGGCTACGGTTCGCATCCGGATATGGCAGGCGCGTTGCGCGACGTTATCAAGGAAAGCAAAGAAACGGCGAAAAGAGCGGGACGGGACTTGTATTTCGTGGCAACGGTATGCGGAACGCAAAGTGATCCGCAAGACTATGGTGCCGCGATAAAGACGCTGAGAGAATGCGGCGTGCTGGTGGAAGAAAGCAACGCGAAAGCGGTGCGCCTTGCTCTTAAATTGAAAGGCATTGTCTGTAAAGAAAGCGATAAATATGTAACGGAACGAAAAGCGGCTAAAAAAGCGTTGCCGAAGCTGAGCGAGAGCGTGATGGATCTTTTGCATTCGAAACCGCGCATCATCAACATTGGCTTGGGCAGTTTCACCGAGTCGATTCTGGCATACGGCGGCAGTGCGGTGCAGTACACCTGGAAACCGGCGGCAGGCGGCAATAAAAAAATGATCAAACTGTTGCAGCTGCTTTCGAACAGGGAAGAGCTGGAAGCGGCCAATAGTCAGGTGGTCGAACAGCTGAAGAATTCGCAGCCGTTCTTGATGGATGTCGTTCCGGCGAAATCCGTGGTGGAGGTTTTGAACGGCAAGGTGCTGCTGCATGCCGGACCGCCTATCGAATTCAAAGACATGACGGGGCCGATGCAAGGTTCCTGTATCGGAGCGGTTTTATTTGAAGGTTGGGCTGCGGATGAAGTGCAGGCACGCTGCTTATTGGAAAAGGGCGAAGTGAAATTCATGCCCTGCCATCATGCCAATGCGGTAGGGCCGATGGGCGGCATCACCTCAGGCAACATGCCGGTTTTGGTCGTGGAAAACAAGCTCGATGGTTCGGTAGCCTACTGCATCATGAATGAAGGGATCGGCAAAGTGCTGCGTTTCGGCGCTTATTCGGAAGAAGTCATTACCCGCCTGCACTGGATGAAGGATACGCTTGGCCCGGTGTTGTCGAAAGCGTTGAAGCGCAAGGAAGGCGGACTGAACTTAAATGTGGTCATTGCCAAGGCGATTACCATGGGCGATGAATTCCACCAGAGGAACATTGCCGCGACGCTTAATTTCCTGAAAGAAATCACGCCGCTGATCACAGAATTGACGATTGATGAGAAAGAAAAATACAGCGTCATCAAATTTTTGGCGGATACAGATCAGTTTTTCCTGAATATCATGATGGCCGCCGGCAAATCGATGGTCGATTGCGCGAGAAAAATCAAAAGCGGCACGGTGGTTACGACCATGGCAAGAAACGGACGCGAGTTCGGCGTACGAATCAGCGGCATGGGCGACGAATGGTTCACAGCGCCGGCGAATACGCCGAACGGTTTGTACTTTACGGGGTATTCGGAAAGCGATGCCAATCCGGATATCGGCGACAGCGCGATAACGGAGACGGTAGGCGTCGGCGGCATGGCGATGATCGCAGCGCCGGGCGTCACTCGATTTGTCGGTGCAGGCGGCTTTGACGATGCGCTGCAGGTATCGAATGAAATGGATGAAATCTGCATTGCGAACAATTCCAACTGGAGTATCCCGACCTGGGACTTCAAAGGCGCGTGTCTGGGCATTGACGCGCGAAAGGTTGTCGAGACCGGAATCACGCCGCTGATCAATACGGGGATCGCGCATAAGAATGCCGGCGTAGGTCAGATCGGAGCCGGTACGGTCCGCGCGCCGCTCGCGTGCTTTGAAAAGGCGCTGTCGGCTTATGCGAAAAAATTAGGCTTGGAAGTGGAATAAAATGAAGGCTGAAAATGGAGAGAGGAAGAGCAGTTTCTTGCCTCGTTGCCTGAACGGGCGTTATGCGGGGCGAGTTCACAGCAAATTCAAGCGTGGGATCAATCTGGAGTTTACGGATTGTTTGATTCACCTCGGCGTTGATAAAGCGCCTCTCTCCGCGATGGGCCTGAATATAGAAGAAGAAAAAATGACCCGACTGCTTGCGGCTGTACGCATTGACGATATCGTCATCAACAAAGACGATGCTTTGCTCTTTTATAGCATCCAAGGCGAAATGCCTGTTGCGTATGGAAACTTGAAAGAGATTGATTTGAAGCTCAGAGCAACCGCGTTATCCAGAAAAAAAATAACCGACAGTTTTTTGTATAGACGGTTGGAAGACTGTGAATGGGAATCGTGCATCGGAATCGCATTGGATGAAAAAACAAGCGAATCTGTCACGCTGCTTTTGCAGTCTGATAAATCCGATGCGCAAATGAACGGGCAGCTAATCGCATTTTTCATCGGCAGGGGAAAAGGGCTGACGCCGAGCGGAGATGATATTTTAACCGGATTTACCTTGGCGCTGCAGCTGTTTGGCGACTTTGCCGTCTGGAGGAACAGTCTTGAGAAGGAGGTTGCGAAGAAACGAACGACATCGGTCAGTTTGGCCTATTTGACGGCCTTGCTGCAAGGCTATGCAAGCGAACCTTTTATCACACTTATCAATGCGCTGGATGAGGAAAAGAATCAGATCATAGAGGAAACGCTGGAAGAAATAAAACGGCTGGGCCATACATCCGGCAGTGACACGTTATTCGGACTTTTTCTCGGGTTGCAGTTTTTAGCGAAGGAATAGGAGGGCTTATGATGGAGATGACGTTGAATGAAATCCAAGAGACGATGGATTGGCTGGCTTCGATCAGTGACGGCGAGGGGCCTGGGACGACGAGACTGCTTTATTCGCCAAGCTGGTTGACCGCGCAAACGAAGCTGAAAGAACGCTTTGAAGCGCTGGGTATGCGCTGCCATTTTGATGCGATCGGCAATTTGTACGGTACGCTGGAAGGGAGCGAAATGCCGGAGAAGACGATTGCGACTGGGTCGCACGTCGACACCGTGGTCCGAGGCGGAAAACTGGATGGGCAGCTTGGTATTTTCGGCGGCTACCTGGCTGTGAAAAAGCTGCTTGAAGTCTATGGGAAACCGAAAAAGAGCATCCAGATTATTTCGATGGCGGAAGAAGAAGGTTCACGTTTTCCTTATGTTTTCTGGGGCAGCAAGAACATCTTTGGTCTGGCGAAAAAAGAAGACGTCGCAGCGATTAAGGATGCGGATGGGATCGGTTTTGTCGAGGCTATGCAGAAAGCGGGCTTTGACTTTAGCGAAGCGCATCAGGAACGGACGGATATAGAGGCTTTCATTGAACTGCATATCGAGCAGGGGAATTTTCTCGAGGAAGAGCAGTTCACAGTTGGCGTCGTAAATTCGATCGTCGGACAAAAACGTTACAATATAACGTTGAAAGGCGAGGCCAACCATGCGGGGACGACGTTGATGCGTTATCGCAAAGACACCGTCGAATGCATGGCCCGCATCATCACGCAGTCCATTGATAAGGCGAAAGCTGCCGGTGATCCGCTTGTTCTCACGTTCGGCAAAGTCGTTCCCAGTCCCAACACGGTCAATGTCGTACCCGGCGAAACTTTGTTCACAATGGATTGCCGCCATACGGACGCTGCTTTCTTACAAGAATTCACACTCGGTCTTGAAAACGATATGAGGAAAATAGCTGAGCGCTATGGCATTTCGATTGAAATTGACAATTGGATGAATGAGAAGCCGGTGTTGATGGATGCGAAAGTGGTAGAGACTATTGAAAACGTCTGTCGGAGTAAAAACCTGAATTATAAGCTCATGCACAGCGGCGCCGGTCACGACTCGCAAATTTTTGCGCCGCGCGTTCCGACGGGAATGATCTTTGTGCCGAGCATCAAGGGGATCAGCCATAATCCGGCGGAAGATACCAAAGTGGAAGATCTGCGTGAGGGAATCAGGGCGCTCGCCTATACGCTGCATGAATTCGCCTATTAATGAAATGATGAAAGGATGTTTATTATGAGCACAAAAGCGTTAGCAGGATATCCGGAGAATTATTGGAAACGCCTTGTCTTTACGTTCTGTATGGGATGGACCATCATTTGGGTGTATCGGGCGATGCTGTCGCCGATTTATCCTGAGATTCAAGCAACGATCGGACCGCAAACGAATGCGGCCATGGGCATTATCGCTTCGTGTTATTTCTTTGGTTATACGGCTTTGCAGATTCCATCCGGCTTCTTAGTCGATCGGTTTGGTCAGAAGAAAGTGTTGATACCGGGCTTTATTATCTTTGCCGCCGGTGTTTTCAGCATCGCTTCCGCCACATCGATCATGCCGATTTATATCGGTGCGGTTTTGGCGGGCGTCGGTTGCGGCACGTATTACGGCTCGGCCTACTCGTTGACGTCGCAACATGTTCCGCCCGAGAAGAAAGGGCTGCAAACGGCTATCGTCAACAGCGGTTCGGCGCTGGGGATGATTCTTGGTATGACCGGATCCAGCTACTTTGTTAAGACAATGGGTCTGCCGTGGCAGACGATGGTTATCGTTTCCGGTTGCCTGTTGGTTTTTCTCGTTCTCTGGTTCTTCTTTGTCATCATTGAGCCCAGCAAGGTTGCCCCTGCTGCTAAGGACGCCGCCGACAAAGCGGCTGCGGCGGACGTCGTCGAAACATCAAAAGGATCGATGTTCCGTCCGTCTCTGCTGACTTGCTACCTGCTCTATTTCACGACCTGCTATGCGTATTATATGATCGTGACCTGGTTGCCGAAGTTCCTTGAAGCGGAACGCGCCATCAAGGGCGGGATGATCGGACTTACGGTATCGATGATTGCGGTTACGGCTGTACCTGGGGCGTTGTATTTTGCCAGAATGTCCGACAAGAAGCGCGACAAGAAAGCAAAGATCATCCTTTTCCTTGAGATTGCCGCCTTTATGCTGATTGCCGTTTCCATGTTTGTACCCGATACGACCAGCCTTGTTATTGTCTTACTGCTCTATGGATTCTTGGGTAAAATGGCCGTCGATCCGGTTCTGATCTCCTATGTCTCCGACCAGGCGGATAAGAAGACGATGGCTACGACGCTGGGAACGTTTAACTTCTTCGGGATGTCTTCGTCAGTCGTGGCTCCGGCTCTTACGGGCTACATCATCGATAAAACCGGTTCAGGCGTCTGGGGCTTTTATTTGGGCGCGGCGCTCTTGCTGGTGGGTGCGCTGGTCTTCTATCTGACAAATGCCAAGAGCGCGAAATCGTTAGAAAAGGCAGGTGCGTAAGCATGAGCTATCTGAATCAGGTTACCGGATACAGAAACGGTCTTTTGAGCAACCGTTCGATCATCAAAAGAGGAAACTATGCGCTGATCGAACCGGACGGGTTGGTTAAGAATGTCATTCCCGGTTTTGAGAATTGCGATATCACGATTCTCGCTTCGCCGAAACTCGGCGCCAGCTTTGTCGACTATCTGCTGACCATCCATGTAGGCGGCAAGAACGAAAGCGGCTTCGGCGTTGCCGATGAAGAAACGCTGCTCTATTTGATCGAGGGCGAGCTTACAATCAAAGCGGGGGAAAAAAAGTGTTCGCTCGAAAAAGGCGGTTTTGTCTACTGCCCGCCGGGAACGAAACTGTATTTCCACAACGAAAGCAAAAAAGAAACGAGAGCGTTCCTGTACAAGCGAATCTATAATCGGCTGGAAGGCTTTGAACCGTATGTCGTCACCGGGAATACGGAAGCGATGGAATGGTCGATATACGAAGGCATGGAAGATGTTTTGGTAAAAGACTTTTTGCCGAAAGACCTGGCATTTGACTGCAATTTCCATATCCTTAGCTTCAAACCGGGCGCATCGCACGGCTATATCGAAACGCATATCCAGGAACATGGCGCATATTGCCTGAGCGGACAGGGGATGTACAATCTCGATAACGATTGGATTCCGGTGCAAAAAGGAGATTACCTTTTCATGGGCGCGTATTGCCCGCAGGCCTGCTATGCGGTAGGCCGCGAGGAAAACTTCGCCTATGTGTATTCCAAGGATTGCAACCGCGATGTGAGTCTTTGATCTTGCCGCGCATGAAGAGGATAGGCTGCTCATAACGAAACAAAGAGGGGTATGAAAATGAACAAACAATTGGTCATCGCCTTAGGAGGAAATGCGCTTGGAAATACTCCCGATGAGCAGAAGGAAGCAGTTTCGGCTGCTGCCCGCCACATTGTGCAACTGGTCAAAGACGGCTACCGCATCGTAATCGTCCACGGCAACGGACCGCAAGTCGGGATGATCAATTTGGCCTTTGAGCTTGCATATAAAGAAAATGCCAATGTTTCCGTGATGCCGTTTGCGGAATGCTGTGCGATGAGCCAGGGGTATATCGGTTTTCATTTGCAAAATGCGCTGCAAAACACATTTTTGGAGCAGGGCATGGCAACGCACGTATCCGCTGCCATTACGCAGGTGATTGTCAAACAGGACGACCCGGCTTTTCAAGAGCCGACAAAACCGGTCGGTCTGTTTTACTCGGAAGAGGAAGCAAACGCAATCGCCAAGGAACGCGGTTATACGTTTATCGAGGATTCCGGCAGAGGTTTTCGTCGCGTAGTCCCTTCGCCGGAACCGGTGGATATTAAAGAAAAAGGGACGATCCGCTGTCTGATGGAAAATGGCGATGTCGTAATTGCCTGCGGCGGGGGCGGTATTCCGGTATATTGCAAAGACGGCTTGCTTCACAGCGTTGACGCCGTGATCGATAAGGATAAGGCCGCGGCTAAACTGGCGGATGTCATTGATGCGGACTCGTTTATCGTTTTGACGGCTGTACCGCGTGTTGCGATTCACTTCGGCAAACCGGAACAAAAATGGCTGGAGCGCATCAGTATTGCTGAGGCGAAGCAATATAGCAAAGAAGGTCATTTTGCGCCGGGTTCGATGCTGCCGAAGATTGAGGCGGCGATCAAGTTTGTTGAAGCCGGAAACGGCAGAAAAGCGATTATCACCTCTCTGGAAAACGCATATAATGCAGTCGTGAAAGATCAGGGAACGATAATCGGATAAATAAGGCGGCCGCTTCTGCCGGCCGCAGACCTGCCCGTCTGCCACAGTTTATTTTCATTAACTCCAACTTATGCACTTTAGGAGGACCAATGAATCAGTTAGCAAGCAATGAACGGATTAAGGTCTTGGTAAACGGACGCGAAGTGGAAGTGTATAATCATCTGACGGTTTTACAGGCTCTGCAACAGGAAGACATTCACATCCCGCATCTTTGCTACGATATCCGGCTGGAACGGTCGAACGGCAATTGCGGTTTGTGCGTGGTTGAAATTGAGGAAGATCATTTTGTGAGGGATGTGAAGTCCTGCCAGACGCCGATTAAAGCAGGCATGAAGATTGTTACGAACAGTCACAAACTGGAAAGCTATCGAAAAGTACGTCTTGAACAGATTCTTTCCGATCACAATGCAGATTGCGTCGCGCCTTGCGTAATGACCTGTCCGGCTAATATCGACATCCAACTTTATCTGCGGCATGCGGCGAACGGAAACTTTTCCGCGGCGCTACAGGTCATCAAGGACAGCAATCCGTTTCCGGTCGTGTGCGGTCGCGTTTGTCCCCATCCCTGTGAGGCGCAGTGCCGTCGCAGTCAGGTCGATTCACCGGTGGCGATCAATCATGTCAAACGCTTTGTGGCAGACTTAGATCTGGCGGCTGAGGCAGCCTGGCTTCCTGTTAAAAAAGAAAAGAGCGGCAAAAAGATTGCGATTGTCGGCGCTGGGCCATCGGGACTTTCCGCTGCGTATTATAGCGCGGTCAACGGTCACGATGTGACGGTGTTTGAACGCCAGCCGCACGCGGGCGGCATGATGCGATACGGTATTCCGGAATATCGTCTGCCTAAGGCGACGTTAGACAAGGAAATCGACAGCATTAAGAATCTTGGCGTGAAGATCATGACGGGAAAAACGCTTGGCACGCATATCCGTCTGGAAGAACTGAGCGAGGATTTTGATGCCGTATATATGGCAATCGGTTCCTGGCGCGCGACGCCGATGCAGGTGGAAGGAGAAAATCTTGATGGCGTCTGGCTTGGAATCGAGTATCTCGAGCATATAATCAAGGGCGGCGAGGTAAAACCTTCCGAGGACGTCGCTGTCATCGGCGGCGGCAATACGGCGATTGACTGCGCGCGTACCGCACTGCGCAAAGGGGCGCAGTCCGTCAAGCTGATTTATCGGCGCACACGGGAAGAAATGCCTGCGGAATCGAATGAAGTCG is a window encoding:
- the arcC gene encoding carbamate kinase; translated protein: MNKQLVIALGGNALGNTPDEQKEAVSAAARHIVQLVKDGYRIVIVHGNGPQVGMINLAFELAYKENANVSVMPFAECCAMSQGYIGFHLQNALQNTFLEQGMATHVSAAITQVIVKQDDPAFQEPTKPVGLFYSEEEANAIAKERGYTFIEDSGRGFRRVVPSPEPVDIKEKGTIRCLMENGDVVIACGGGGIPVYCKDGLLHSVDAVIDKDKAAAKLADVIDADSFIVLTAVPRVAIHFGKPEQKWLERISIAEAKQYSKEGHFAPGSMLPKIEAAIKFVEAGNGRKAIITSLENAYNAVVKDQGTIIG
- the allE gene encoding (S)-ureidoglycine aminohydrolase, which translates into the protein MSYLNQVTGYRNGLLSNRSIIKRGNYALIEPDGLVKNVIPGFENCDITILASPKLGASFVDYLLTIHVGGKNESGFGVADEETLLYLIEGELTIKAGEKKCSLEKGGFVYCPPGTKLYFHNESKKETRAFLYKRIYNRLEGFEPYVVTGNTEAMEWSIYEGMEDVLVKDFLPKDLAFDCNFHILSFKPGASHGYIETHIQEHGAYCLSGQGMYNLDNDWIPVQKGDYLFMGAYCPQACYAVGREENFAYVYSKDCNRDVSL
- a CDS encoding MFS transporter; translated protein: MSTKALAGYPENYWKRLVFTFCMGWTIIWVYRAMLSPIYPEIQATIGPQTNAAMGIIASCYFFGYTALQIPSGFLVDRFGQKKVLIPGFIIFAAGVFSIASATSIMPIYIGAVLAGVGCGTYYGSAYSLTSQHVPPEKKGLQTAIVNSGSALGMILGMTGSSYFVKTMGLPWQTMVIVSGCLLVFLVLWFFFVIIEPSKVAPAAKDAADKAAAADVVETSKGSMFRPSLLTCYLLYFTTCYAYYMIVTWLPKFLEAERAIKGGMIGLTVSMIAVTAVPGALYFARMSDKKRDKKAKIILFLEIAAFMLIAVSMFVPDTTSLVIVLLLYGFLGKMAVDPVLISYVSDQADKKTMATTLGTFNFFGMSSSVVAPALTGYIIDKTGSGVWGFYLGAALLLVGALVFYLTNAKSAKSLEKAGA
- the fdrA gene encoding acyl-CoA synthetase FdrA, with translation MLYTVIKKNSYQDSINLMLLTNSINTLAGITKCSIMMGTDANKDILKNSGLFTPEGETATPSDMIIVLEATDESVIEKVLSATEVFLNDLAVKSKKEKTQSVTSLDAALAEMPDANLALFSIPGEYAAGEIEKALDKGMNVFSFSDNIALEEEVRLKRKAHEKGLLLMGPDCGTGIISSIPIAFTNVVRPGNIGIVGASGTGIQEVTTIIDRLGGGVVHAIGTGGRDLSEEVNGITVRDAILGLEYHDATDVIVVISKPPAPKVRDEIVELLHSLSKPVVAIFLGEKPEGHEGNVYLAHTLEETAMIAVDLANNRPVKANYLETATFEPTTTLPMHKTVKGLYSGGTLAAEAGMLIAEALGLGKLIKQEGYILNANGYEVIDLGDDIYTQGKPHPMIDPEVRIKKIKEYASDENTGVILLDCVHGYGSHPDMAGALRDVIKESKETAKRAGRDLYFVATVCGTQSDPQDYGAAIKTLRECGVLVEESNAKAVRLALKLKGIVCKESDKYVTERKAAKKALPKLSESVMDLLHSKPRIINIGLGSFTESILAYGGSAVQYTWKPAAGGNKKMIKLLQLLSNREELEAANSQVVEQLKNSQPFLMDVVPAKSVVEVLNGKVLLHAGPPIEFKDMTGPMQGSCIGAVLFEGWAADEVQARCLLEKGEVKFMPCHHANAVGPMGGITSGNMPVLVVENKLDGSVAYCIMNEGIGKVLRFGAYSEEVITRLHWMKDTLGPVLSKALKRKEGGLNLNVVIAKAITMGDEFHQRNIAATLNFLKEITPLITELTIDEKEKYSVIKFLADTDQFFLNIMMAAGKSMVDCARKIKSGTVVTTMARNGREFGVRISGMGDEWFTAPANTPNGLYFTGYSESDANPDIGDSAITETVGVGGMAMIAAPGVTRFVGAGGFDDALQVSNEMDEICIANNSNWSIPTWDFKGACLGIDARKVVETGITPLINTGIAHKNAGVGQIGAGTVRAPLACFEKALSAYAKKLGLEVE
- a CDS encoding DUF2877 domain-containing protein gives rise to the protein MKAENGERKSSFLPRCLNGRYAGRVHSKFKRGINLEFTDCLIHLGVDKAPLSAMGLNIEEEKMTRLLAAVRIDDIVINKDDALLFYSIQGEMPVAYGNLKEIDLKLRATALSRKKITDSFLYRRLEDCEWESCIGIALDEKTSESVTLLLQSDKSDAQMNGQLIAFFIGRGKGLTPSGDDILTGFTLALQLFGDFAVWRNSLEKEVAKKRTTSVSLAYLTALLQGYASEPFITLINALDEEKNQIIEETLEEIKRLGHTSGSDTLFGLFLGLQFLAKE
- the allC gene encoding allantoate deiminase; protein product: MMEMTLNEIQETMDWLASISDGEGPGTTRLLYSPSWLTAQTKLKERFEALGMRCHFDAIGNLYGTLEGSEMPEKTIATGSHVDTVVRGGKLDGQLGIFGGYLAVKKLLEVYGKPKKSIQIISMAEEEGSRFPYVFWGSKNIFGLAKKEDVAAIKDADGIGFVEAMQKAGFDFSEAHQERTDIEAFIELHIEQGNFLEEEQFTVGVVNSIVGQKRYNITLKGEANHAGTTLMRYRKDTVECMARIITQSIDKAKAAGDPLVLTFGKVVPSPNTVNVVPGETLFTMDCRHTDAAFLQEFTLGLENDMRKIAERYGISIEIDNWMNEKPVLMDAKVVETIENVCRSKNLNYKLMHSGAGHDSQIFAPRVPTGMIFVPSIKGISHNPAEDTKVEDLREGIRALAYTLHEFAY